Within the Syntrophorhabdaceae bacterium genome, the region TCGGAGCACGTGCCGCAGCCTGTGCACAGCTTAAGGTCGGCCGTTGGCCTCAAAGACGTGCGAGCTCGCAATAAGGTCTGCATAGATTCGTTCTTAGTCACTATCTCCCCGCTCGCCGGAGGAAGCTTGAAGGCGGGTAGCGGTTTCAGTTCCCCGATTATCTCGATGGCCTCCGATGCATAATCCCCCAGGCCCTTCTCTTTGGCCCTTCGCAGAAACTTAAGCTGGCCGGGATTTTCAATCCCCATGATCCTCGCGACGGTTGCATCGAGTGCCACGGCGTTATCGGAAGCGAGGACGAGACCGATGTCGCGGAGGTCGGGGGACGCCGGACCATTACCCTCCATGCCGACCACGGCATCCATTATGAATAGATCGGGCACCCTGATCTCAAAGAGATCGACTATCATCTCGTGGAAGCGCTCGGCGGATCCCGCAGTCATATGCATGTTTGCCTTCTGAGCGCCGGGCAAGAAACCGTAACTATTTTTGATCGCCCCCGTTATCACGGTTAACCCGTGGGTTTTGAACTTGGGGAGACTGATAGTAATATCCGCCTCGAAAACAATCCGGGAGAGGCTCACTTTAGGAGCGAATGAAGGGTTGAAGTCCACTTCCCTGGCGTCGTTACCGATATTCTGATAATAACCCTTGGCCGCTTCCATGAGGCCGGTCGTCCTGAAGGTCTCCTCATTCGCCCCGTAGCAAAAAACACCGGGATTATCGCCCACAGTGATGGATGCCGGATTCATGGTCTCTACCTTCTCCACCACGGCGCGAAGCACGGCCGGATTGGTCACGATCGCTTGAGCAGGCTCGGACTCCCGAAGCACGTTCGGTTTTATGAAGACCTTTCTGTTCCGAAGCGTGAGTGGAAAAAGTGCGAAGGCCTGATCTACGGCCTTGCGCACGTTCTCATAGGTGGCAGGATGGATCATTACTTTCGGCATAAGTCTTAGCCCTTATCTATAATATAATACCGTCCCCCCTTAAGGCGTGGGTTCAGGTGTTTGTTATGAACGTCAGGCACAGAATGGAGACTCCCTGTCGGGCAGGTGCACGGCCCTCGGGAGGCGGCTTTCTAATTGTTTCTTTACTCCCTCTGGGCGGCGATTTTCTGTTCAAACTCGTTCCAGAACTTCTCGTCTGGCTTACGCCAGTAGGGTCCCCATGCTTTATTGAAAAGCCCCTCAAGCTGTTTGAAAGCACGCTTCCAGGCGGCGCCATATTCATAGGTCATCACATCTTCCAGAAATGGTACAACGGCCCCCAGCCTCTCCTTGGGAAGGTAAGCCCTGGCCCCAAGCTCGATCGATTTCCTCAGTGATTCGGGAGAAAGGGCGTGCGCCGTCAACATAACAACCGGCACGGGATAGGGTCGATCTGTGGCTTTTTCGAGAAGGTCGAAGCCCTGGACGCCCATGATGTCGAAAATCGCGAGATCGTACGTCCAGGATGCAAGCAGCTCGCTCGCCTTCTCATACGAGGTTGCCGTATCGATGGCACAGTCCGGAGCCACGGACAATATCTCCTCTTTCAATGTTTCAAGAACGTCCGGCTCATCATCCACGGCCAGAATCCTCATAGTGTTCAAAACCGATTCCTTCATCATGATCCTCCTTCCCGAAGACTGAAATGAATTTTGGAAGCTCGTGCAATAACCGAATAAAGAACAACCCTACTGTTAGTATAAATTATCGAGTCTACTCTGATAAATGTCAATAGAAAACAAAGCCTGTACCCCTAGCCCCCTAGCCAACCCACGGGTATCGAAAAGCCATCCTGCGGGCGCGAATGCTTATATTCTGCGTACGCTGCACGGGGAACACGGCTTTGACAAGCACCCGCAACTTTCATATAATTGGGCACCTATGACGAACGGGACGATTCTTACGATCTCAGGCTTGACAAAACAATACGAAGACTTAAAGGCCGTGGACCACATTTCCTTTTCCATAAATCCTGGAGAGATAGTGGGCCTGTTGGGGCCGAACGGCGCGGGTAAGACTACCACCATTAACATGATCCTCGGTATCCTGGAACCGACCGACGGTGCAATAGAGATGCTGGGGAAAACCCTGAAGGAGTTCAGATCGGAAATCAGCAAGAGCGTCAACTTTGCGGCCGTCTACGCCCATATGCCGGCAAACCTTACGGTCCGGCAAAACCTCTATGTCTTTGGTCTGTTGTACGAAATTAAGGACCTCAAAAAAACCATGAAGCGTCTTCTCACAGAATTCGATCTCGAAACCTTCGCCGATACCAAGGCGGGACTGCTTTCGTCGGGAGAGTTGAGCCGTCTTAACCTGGCCAAGGCCGTAATGAACGAGCCCTGTCTTTTGCTTCTCGACGAACCCACTGCCTCGCTCGATCCAAGCATTTCTCAACTGATTCGCGAGAGAATAAAGGAATATGTCGCGAGGACTCAGGCAGCCATACTCTGGACTTCTCACAACATGCACGAGATTGAGGCCATTTGCGATCGAGTCTTATTCCTTTCGCACGGTAAAATCCTCTTAAGCGGCAATCCCAGAACCCTGCCTCAGGAGCATGGCAAGACCGATCTGGAAGAACTCTTCATAACCGTGGCCAGAGAGCCTCTTCGCCTGGAGACATAAGTTCATGAGCATATCAAGAATCAAAGCCATTTTCGTTCGCCAGTTTTTTCTATTCACGGGCAACCCCACACGCCTTGTCAGCATTTTTGTATGGTTGATCATCGATATTCTCCAGTGGGGTCTGATCAGCAAGTATCTTGGCACACTGGGACAGGCGACCTTCGGCTTCATTACCGTAATACTTGGCGCCGTCATCCTCTGGGGATTCATGACGCGAATCCAGCAAGGGATCATGATGGCCTTTCTCGAAGACGTATGGAGTCAGAATTTCATCAATTTCTTTGCCTCACCTCTTACGATCGGGGAATACGTGACGGGCCTTGTGTTAACAAGTATCGCCACCGGCCTTACCGGTTTTCTTGTCACAGCGGCCATGGCGGGAGCGGTATTTGGTTACAACATTCTGAAAATCGGGGTGCTGCTTGTTCCCTTCATGGTCATACTCTTCATTTTTGGCATGGCGATGGGCATCTTCGTCTCGGCCATGATTTTTCGGCTTGGGCCTTCGGCGGAGTGGCTCGGTTGGCCGATCCCTCTGGTGCTTTCCATTTTTGCAGGGGTCTTCTATCCTATCTCGACCCTGCCTCGCACCTTTGCGATCTTCGCGAGGCTCATCCCGCCATCCTATGTGTTCGAAAGCATACGGGCCGTGCTCGCAACAGGGTCAGCCCCGGGCAACATTACTTTTAATCTCTTAATGGGCACACTCCTCTCTCTTGCCTATCTCCTCTTAACGGCCCGTTTCTTCATTGCCATTTACCGCAAGAATTTGAGAAACGGAAGCATCGCTCGGTTCAACGCCGAAGCGCTATAATTAGCCCGTGAGACGACGCGCCAAGCCCCTGAAATATTAAGCTGCTCTCGCCCTGACGAAAAACAGAAAAGCCCGCTCAAAGCCGGTTTGTAATATTTTTCTTGCAATAATGCTCTGAGTGTGGGAAAAACTAAAGAAAACAAGCGTCTTGCGCACATGTTCGGCGAGGACGAGGACAGATCGTGACAGAGGCGTGCAAGAAACCCTGATTGCAAAAACGCTGCCGCGACGGAAAAGAACAAATTCATCTATGAGGCAGGGGGAATAATGGAGAAGAGAAGTATTCTCATCGTCGATGATGATGAAATGATCAGAAATTTGCTCATGGATTTTTTGCATGATCTCGGATACGAGGTTGTGTCAGCCGACTCCGGGGGAGATGCGTTGAAAAAGTTCGCGCCTGAGACCTATGATCTTGTGATCTCCGATCTCGTTATGCCAGACATAAACGGTATAGAACTCTTGAAAGAGCTTCTCAAGAAGGATAGCCAGTTGCTCTTTTTTCTCATCACCGGATACCCCACCCTGGAAACCGCTGTGCAAGCCATCAAGGCAGGAGCTTACGATTATATCGTCAAACCCTTCAACTTCGACGATCTCAGGATCAAAGTTGAAAGGGCATTGATGACGCGTCATCTCAAATCCTCTCTCAAGAAGTTGAGCGGGGTCTTATGGGCCGTTATCATATCCGTGCCAATATGGATAATCCTCGGCATAGTCCTGGGGATTGTCTGGAAACATCACTGACATCTTCCTTGCTTTGAGGCCCGAAATCTTAAGCCATAATTGACACTTACACAGCACGTCTTCCTCATCATTCCATTAACGGGTAAGGATTCTCTTACCTGTTAAGACTTGCTAAAGTGCCGGCGCATGCTTATCAATGAAAGAGTTACCCGAAAAAGGAGGTTAGGCATGTCAAAGCTAATAGAAACGGGGAGCAAAGCAAAAGCGTTCACGTTAAAAGATCAGGATGATAGGGAATGCAGGCTTTCGGATCTTACAGGAAAGAAGGTACTTCTCTCCTTTCATCCCCTTGCTTGGACCAGCGTCTGCGCGGAACAAATGAAATCGTTGGAGGCGAATAAGGAGGCGTTCGATCGGCTGAATACAGTGGCCCTGGGTCTGAGCGTCGATACCGTGCCTTCCAAGAATGCATGGGCAAAAGAGCTCGGCATTCATAATACCAGGCTGCTTTCCGATTTTTGGCCCCACGGAAAAATAGCCAAGGCATACGGCATATTCAGAGAGGCGAACGGTTTTTCCGAGCGCGCCAATCTCATTCTCGACGAAAAGCAGAGGGTTGTTTTCGTCAAGGTCTATCCCATTCGTGAGTTGCCGGATATAGCGGAGATCCTGAAGGCCCTTGCGTGAAGAGGCATCCTTACCCTCATGTTCCCGGCAGTCTGCGGGGCCACACGAAATCCGCGTAAAGCTGACCGTCACACGATAAAACACTGGGGGTCTTCTTCGAGCAGATCACCTCTTCCCTGAGACAAAGACCATGCATAGGCGATGGCCCGGCAACCCCGGCAGTTTGACCACCGGGCGCAGGTGCGGCATTTCCCTTTATAAAGGCCTTTATTTCTCAAGGCATTGAGCACGTCTGAGGCGGCCCACACCTGCCTCAGCGGGTCTTTCAGTATATTACCCACGGGGATACGTAGCCTCCTGCATGGCGTAATTGTTCCGTCAGGAAGTAACGTCATTCCCGATACACCGGCGGCGCAGCCGCCGGACGGAAAAGCATCCTCCCTGTCATCAGGCGGCGCGTGTCTTAACTGCGATGCGAGTGGATCGCCCGTTACGATTTCGAGACCAGGGGTTTCAAGGGAAAATATCTCCTCATAGACCTCTTTAATCCGTTCTCGCGTGAGCATTCCGGATAACAGATTGAGCCCTCTTCCGAAAGGGACGAGTCGTGAGAAACCGAGATAGGGAACACTGAGGCTACCTGCGAGGGCTATCATGTCCGTGAAATAATCGACATTCAGTTGAGAAAGCGTAACATTCAGCGTGACCTGTACACCGGCGTCTGTCAGATACCGGACGCCCTTAAGCGCCGACGAAAAGCTCTTTTTTCCCCGGATCGATTCATGCACGGGTTCGGGCCCCTCAAGGCTCACCTGTACCCCTCTGACGGGCGTGTCCGCGAGCATGCGGGCCTTATCGCGGTCTATCAGGGTCCCGTTTGTCAGTACGGATACAGCGAAACCGGCCCCCGCTACCTTTTTAAGGATTGACGCGAGGTCGCCCTTAAGAAAAGGCTCACCGCCCGTGATACTGAAACTCGTCGAAAAGGGTATTTCATAGGTATCTGACCAGTACCGGATCGTGTCAGAAACAGTCCCTATGGTCTTCCCGATTGCGTCTGCGCTCATTTCCAGGGGCACGTCCTGTCCCTGGTAACAGTGCGCACACGTGAGGTTACATCGCTCGGTAAGATGCCATTGTACGAAAAAATCGAACGTATCTGTTGCGGTATTTGTCTGGCTATATTCCATAGGGCAAGATAATTAAGACAGGCAGGAAAAGCCGAGCCTTGCCTGCCTGTCAGAGATGAAGTTGCAGACCTGCAACTTTAACTCTTTCAGCTCTTTCACTTGAGGCATTTTTTACCGATATCCTTTCCCAGGGTCTTCTTGATTCCATTCCAGAACAATGCCTCCTTTTCGGCCAACTTCCTGTCTCTTGGTTTCTGCATGATTTTTCACCTCCTTTCCTGCGATATTTGCCGATATGAAGATGATAAGGACACTATAAGAGCGGTAAATAGAAAAGTCAATCGTTTCTTGAAAGGGCAGACGGACTTCTCCCCGATCTGCTACGGGAGGCTTATGGTACAGAAAGACCCATGCGATTGAGAAGCGAATCTATCCCCATGGATTGTGACCCGAGTAGGGTCCGGAAACCATTTATCCCACGTGGCGACCAATGCGCACAAAAAACGTTTGCAAGAAGTTTGAAAGCGAAATAGAATGTGAAGAGCGTGCACACATATTCTAAGAATCAGCGAAGAATGCTTTTTTCGTAGCGCTTCTTAAGCGCACTGAGTGGCGAAAAGCACATATGGACCGGCTCATATGAACACGGACCCCCTGAAGGACTATATGAATCTGCGTCAATGGGTTGATGGCGAAGCAAATCGGCTCGTGACCATGCACGGTGGAAACATAACCTGCCATCGGGGTTGTGATGGATGTTGCGTGAACCTGACGGTCTTTCCCGTCGAGTTCTTTGCCATAATGAGCGAGATGAAACGGGCCGGGGTGCATGCTGAGAAGATATCCTTCGATGAGATTGCTCCCTGCGGTTTTCTCCACGAGAGGATCTGTCGCATCTATCCCTATCGCCCCATCATTTGCCGCACCCATGGACTCCCAATACTTTTCATCGATGATTCTTCCGATGAGCCGCGGTGGGATGTATCATACTGTGAATTGAATTTCTCCGCATCTGACGAGACCGAGTTCACCGGGGACATGCTCCTCGACGTCGAACGGATCAATGCCGAGTTAAACCGGATCAATCGTGATTTTATCGTGTCGGTGCCAGATAAAAAATATCAGAGTCATACGCGAATCCCCTTGAGGGAACTCTGTTCCGCAAAGAAAGGATCCCTTCGGCTCTTGAACGGACCTCATAAGATAGAGGGTCCATGAGATAGTAAATAGAGGCGTATCAGGAGATGGGATAGAATGCAGGCGAAGCCGGGTCGGAAAAAACAAAGCGCCAAAGAAATTCGAGGCATCAAATGTCAAGAGGACGAGATACCGATGCATGACCCTGAGGATGCAGACCGCAGGGCCTTTCTCAAAGGGATGCTCGCAGGGGCGGGCGCTCTCACTGTGGCGGGACTCGGCGTGGCGAATGCAAAACCCGTGAATGTGATGAGCGTTGCCAGGTGGGATGTCTCGGCGGACGTGGTCGTCATCGGCTTTGGGCCGACCGGGGCGAGCGCCGCGATAGCGGCCCACGACGCGTCAGCAAAGGTCGTGATCCTGGAAAAGATGGCCGTTCCCGGGGGAAATAGCGGGGTTTGTTTTGGAGGTATAGTGATCCCCAATGGGGTTTCCGAGGCAGTAAACCACTACCGAAAACTTTCAGGCGGAACGGTCGACGAGGATATGGTAGAGGGGTTTGCTCGGGCTAT harbors:
- a CDS encoding DUF362 domain-containing protein → MPKVMIHPATYENVRKAVDQAFALFPLTLRNRKVFIKPNVLRESEPAQAIVTNPAVLRAVVEKVETMNPASITVGDNPGVFCYGANEETFRTTGLMEAAKGYYQNIGNDAREVDFNPSFAPKVSLSRIVFEADITISLPKFKTHGLTVITGAIKNSYGFLPGAQKANMHMTAGSAERFHEMIVDLFEIRVPDLFIMDAVVGMEGNGPASPDLRDIGLVLASDNAVALDATVARIMGIENPGQLKFLRRAKEKGLGDYASEAIEIIGELKPLPAFKLPPASGEIVTKNESMQTLLRARTSLRPTADLKLCTGCGTCSDQCPASALSIRDGVPQVDAYKCIACFCCQEICPERAITLK
- a CDS encoding response regulator → MMKESVLNTMRILAVDDEPDVLETLKEEILSVAPDCAIDTATSYEKASELLASWTYDLAIFDIMGVQGFDLLEKATDRPYPVPVVMLTAHALSPESLRKSIELGARAYLPKERLGAVVPFLEDVMTYEYGAAWKRAFKQLEGLFNKAWGPYWRKPDEKFWNEFEQKIAAQRE
- a CDS encoding ABC transporter ATP-binding protein; the protein is MTNGTILTISGLTKQYEDLKAVDHISFSINPGEIVGLLGPNGAGKTTTINMILGILEPTDGAIEMLGKTLKEFRSEISKSVNFAAVYAHMPANLTVRQNLYVFGLLYEIKDLKKTMKRLLTEFDLETFADTKAGLLSSGELSRLNLAKAVMNEPCLLLLDEPTASLDPSISQLIRERIKEYVARTQAAILWTSHNMHEIEAICDRVLFLSHGKILLSGNPRTLPQEHGKTDLEELFITVAREPLRLET
- a CDS encoding ABC transporter permease; translated protein: MSISRIKAIFVRQFFLFTGNPTRLVSIFVWLIIDILQWGLISKYLGTLGQATFGFITVILGAVILWGFMTRIQQGIMMAFLEDVWSQNFINFFASPLTIGEYVTGLVLTSIATGLTGFLVTAAMAGAVFGYNILKIGVLLVPFMVILFIFGMAMGIFVSAMIFRLGPSAEWLGWPIPLVLSIFAGVFYPISTLPRTFAIFARLIPPSYVFESIRAVLATGSAPGNITFNLLMGTLLSLAYLLLTARFFIAIYRKNLRNGSIARFNAEAL
- a CDS encoding response regulator produces the protein MEKRSILIVDDDEMIRNLLMDFLHDLGYEVVSADSGGDALKKFAPETYDLVISDLVMPDINGIELLKELLKKDSQLLFFLITGYPTLETAVQAIKAGAYDYIVKPFNFDDLRIKVERALMTRHLKSSLKKLSGVLWAVIISVPIWIILGIVLGIVWKHH
- a CDS encoding redoxin domain-containing protein, with the translated sequence MSKLIETGSKAKAFTLKDQDDRECRLSDLTGKKVLLSFHPLAWTSVCAEQMKSLEANKEAFDRLNTVALGLSVDTVPSKNAWAKELGIHNTRLLSDFWPHGKIAKAYGIFREANGFSERANLILDEKQRVVFVKVYPIRELPDIAEILKALA
- a CDS encoding radical SAM protein, whose protein sequence is MEYSQTNTATDTFDFFVQWHLTERCNLTCAHCYQGQDVPLEMSADAIGKTIGTVSDTIRYWSDTYEIPFSTSFSITGGEPFLKGDLASILKKVAGAGFAVSVLTNGTLIDRDKARMLADTPVRGVQVSLEGPEPVHESIRGKKSFSSALKGVRYLTDAGVQVTLNVTLSQLNVDYFTDMIALAGSLSVPYLGFSRLVPFGRGLNLLSGMLTRERIKEVYEEIFSLETPGLEIVTGDPLASQLRHAPPDDREDAFPSGGCAAGVSGMTLLPDGTITPCRRLRIPVGNILKDPLRQVWAASDVLNALRNKGLYKGKCRTCARWSNCRGCRAIAYAWSLSQGRGDLLEEDPQCFIV
- a CDS encoding YkgJ family cysteine cluster protein; translated protein: MNTDPLKDYMNLRQWVDGEANRLVTMHGGNITCHRGCDGCCVNLTVFPVEFFAIMSEMKRAGVHAEKISFDEIAPCGFLHERICRIYPYRPIICRTHGLPILFIDDSSDEPRWDVSYCELNFSASDETEFTGDMLLDVERINAELNRINRDFIVSVPDKKYQSHTRIPLRELCSAKKGSLRLLNGPHKIEGP